A window of Garciella nitratireducens DSM 15102 contains these coding sequences:
- the spoIIIAG gene encoding stage III sporulation protein AG, which produces MINLKEFFSKIQKGNLNKNILNLVIFGFIGIAFILVGSFFSNSTEKEQKMQEEKNALETQNFKNTDYEAKIQYELKEILSSIEGVGDVDIMITVENEGESEIAYSKNETQNVTKEKDDQGGERVTDQKQISNTPVMSNADSGNSPFVVKESMPEISGIIVVADGAKNPEIKYQLSQAVQTALGLPSHKVVIYARGE; this is translated from the coding sequence ATGATAAATTTAAAGGAATTTTTTTCTAAAATTCAAAAGGGAAATCTTAATAAAAATATTTTAAATTTAGTTATATTTGGATTTATAGGAATTGCATTTATTTTAGTTGGTTCGTTTTTTTCTAATTCCACAGAAAAAGAGCAAAAAATGCAAGAAGAAAAAAATGCTTTAGAAACACAAAATTTTAAAAATACAGATTACGAAGCTAAAATTCAATATGAGTTAAAAGAAATTTTAAGTTCTATAGAGGGGGTAGGAGATGTAGATATAATGATTACTGTTGAAAATGAAGGAGAATCAGAAATTGCTTATAGTAAAAATGAAACTCAAAATGTTACAAAAGAAAAAGATGATCAAGGAGGAGAGAGAGTCACTGACCAAAAACAAATATCCAATACACCTGTTATGAGTAATGCAGATTCAGGGAATAGTCCTTTTGTTGTAAAAGAGAGTATGCCAGAAATTAGTGGTATTATAGTAGTAGCAGATGGAGCAAAAAATCCTGAAATAAAGTATCAATTAAGTCAAGCAGTACAGACGGCTTTAGGATTACCTTCTCATAAGGTTGTCATATATGCTAGAGGAGAATAA
- the nusB gene encoding transcription antitermination factor NusB: protein MKRRKIREMLLQITFQMDFQKKDFEKSALHFLLNQSLSQADKDFAETYLKNLIARRKEIDSEIEKKLKGWTLSRLSKMDLAILRLGTYEILFEENIPNKVSINEAVELAKKYSEEESKKFINGVLDAIARE from the coding sequence TTGAAAAGACGAAAGATAAGAGAAATGCTACTACAAATAACATTTCAAATGGATTTTCAAAAAAAAGATTTTGAAAAGAGTGCATTACATTTTTTACTAAATCAGTCTTTGTCTCAAGCAGATAAGGATTTTGCAGAAACCTACTTAAAAAATCTAATAGCTCGTAGGAAAGAAATTGATAGTGAAATTGAAAAAAAATTAAAAGGGTGGACTTTGAGTAGATTAAGTAAAATGGATTTGGCAATTTTGAGATTAGGAACTTATGAAATATTGTTTGAAGAGAATATTCCTAACAAGGTATCAATTAATGAAGCAGTTGAATTAGCAAAAAAATATAGTGAAGAAGAATCAAAAAAATTTATTAATGGCGTATTAGATGCCATTGCTCGGGAGTAA
- a CDS encoding Asp23/Gls24 family envelope stress response protein has translation MEKKDIDKDQIEELKVDNLNIADDVINTIANIAASEIEGVSTLSSGITGGIVEMFGKKPSKGIKVETKEGEVKIDLSIIVHYGVRIPSVAWEVQENVKKSVEAMTGLKVTQVNIHVQGIKFENESSEGQKILEDEKTNN, from the coding sequence TTGGAAAAAAAAGATATAGATAAGGATCAAATAGAAGAACTAAAAGTAGATAATTTAAATATTGCAGATGATGTGATTAATACAATTGCTAATATTGCTGCATCAGAAATTGAAGGAGTTTCTACTTTAAGTAGTGGTATTACAGGCGGAATTGTTGAAATGTTTGGTAAAAAGCCTAGTAAAGGAATTAAGGTTGAAACTAAAGAGGGAGAAGTTAAAATAGATCTTTCTATTATTGTTCATTATGGAGTACGAATTCCCAGTGTAGCATGGGAAGTACAAGAAAATGTTAAAAAATCAGTTGAAGCTATGACAGGATTAAAGGTGACTCAAGTGAATATTCATGTTCAGGGCATAAAATTTGAGAATGAAAGCTCTGAGGGACAGAAAATTCTTGAAGATGAAAAAACTAATAATTGA
- a CDS encoding SpoIIIAH-like family protein, whose amino-acid sequence MMIRKKPFIIVSLIVLLFVVGVLNYNFMIKEEELAKTNAKNQELEKEGPINAELVNSQTEEEIMANSKNISKEFFIDYRLERDKNRSQHVELLENIVENEDTDTETRSQAQNEMINLVKLSEKEMVIENLIRAKGFNDVIVFIHDGYVNAIVDAKKLSAANAAQIQDIINKETGISLDKISIATTN is encoded by the coding sequence ATGATGATTCGAAAAAAACCTTTTATTATTGTATCTTTAATTGTATTGCTATTTGTTGTTGGAGTATTAAATTATAATTTTATGATAAAAGAAGAGGAGTTGGCAAAAACAAATGCTAAAAATCAAGAATTAGAAAAAGAAGGACCTATCAATGCTGAATTAGTAAATAGTCAAACAGAAGAAGAAATTATGGCCAATAGTAAAAATATTTCAAAAGAATTTTTTATAGATTATCGTTTAGAAAGAGATAAAAACAGAAGTCAACATGTTGAATTATTAGAAAATATAGTAGAAAATGAAGATACAGATACAGAAACTAGGAGTCAAGCACAAAATGAAATGATTAATCTTGTAAAATTAAGTGAAAAAGAAATGGTCATAGAAAATTTAATTCGAGCAAAAGGATTTAATGATGTAATTGTATTTATACATGATGGATATGTAAATGCAATTGTAGATGCAAAAAAATTATCTGCTGCTAATGCTGCGCAAATTCAAGATATTATTAATAAAGAAACAGGAATTTCTTTAGATAAAATAAGTATAGCCACTACAAATTAA